Below is a genomic region from Rhizobium sp. 9140.
ATCTTGCCCGAGCGGGTTTTCGGCAAGCCCGGCGCGAACTGGATTTTGTCGGGCGAAGCGATCGGTCCGATCTCATTCCGCACGTGTGCGACAAGCGCCTTGCGCAGATCGTCCGACCCCTCCCGGCCGGACATCAGCGTCACGTAGCAGTAAATGCCCTGACCCTTGATGTCATGCGGGTAACCGACGACGGCCGCTTCCGACACCGCATCATGGCTGACGAGCGCGGACTCGACCTCTGCCGTACCCATACGATGTCCAGAAACGTTCAACACGTCATCGACGCGACCCGTGATCCAGTAATAGCCGTCCGCATCGCGTTTGCAGCCGTCACCTGTAAAATATTTACCCTTATAGGTTGAGAAATATGTCTGGATGAAACGTTCGTGATCGCCATAGACGGTTCGCATCTGACCCGGCCAGCTATCAGCGATACAGAGATTGCCGTCTGCAGCACCCTCCAGGACGTTGCCATCGTTATCAACAAGCTCCGGCCGGATGCCGAAGAAAGGCAGAGTGGCCGACCCCGGCTTCAGTGCAGTCGCGCCCGGAAGCGGCGTGATCATGTGACCGCCCGTTTCCGTCTGCCACCATGTATCGACGACTGGGCAGCGTCCGTCGCCCACCACGTCATGATACCACTGCCAAGCTTCAGGATTGATGGGCTCGCCGACCGTACCGAGGATTCGCAGACTCGCTCGCGAGGATCTTTTCACAAAGGCATCGCCGGCGCCCATCAGTGAGCGAATGGCCGTCGGCGCGGTGTAGAAGATGTTCACCTGATGCTTGTCGATGATTTCCCAGAACCGGCCCTGGTCGGGATGGTTGGGCACGCCTTCGAACATTAGTGTTGTCGCACCGTTCGCAAGCGGCCCGTAGACGATGTAGGAATGTCCCGTCACCCAGCCGACATCGGCCGTGCACCAGTAGATATCGCCGGGGTGGTAGTCGAACACATATTCGTGGCTCATCGCGACATAGACGAGATAGCCGCCCGTCGTGTGCAGAACACCCTTCGGCTTTCCGGTCGAACCCGAGGTATAGAGAATGAACAGCGGGTCTTCCGCATTCATCGGCACGGGCTCGCAAGCGGTATCGGCGGCCTGCGTTGCCGTATGGTACCAGACATCTCGGCCATCCGCCCAGATGATCTTGCCACCCGTCCGGCGCACGACGAGGACGGTCTTCACATCGATGCCGTTTTTCGCGGCGATCTCCACCGCTTTGTCCGTGTTGTCCTTCAACGGGATCGGCTTGCCGCCGCGCATGCCCTCGTCGCAGGTGACGATAAAGGTGGAGGCACAGTCCACAAGCCGTCCGGCGAGCGCATCCGGAGAGAAGCCCCCGAAGACGACGGAATGGACGGCGCCGATGCGGGCACAGGCCAGCATCGCATAGGCGGCTTCCGGGATCATCGGCATGTAGATCGTCACGCGATCACCCTTGCCGACGCCCTGCGCCTTCATGACGTTTGCCAGCCGGCAGACATGCTGATGCAGCTCGCGATAGGTGATCTTCTTGTCGATATAGGGGTTGTCACCCTCGAAGATGATCGCGACCTGATCGCCATGGGTCTCCAGATGCCGATCGATACAGTTGAAGGAAACGTTGGTCTGCCCGTCCTCGAACCATTTGATCGAAACATCGCCGGTAAACGAGGTGTTCTTGACCTTGGTATAAGGCTTCGACCAGTCGATCCGCTTACCGTGCTCGCCCCAGAACGCGTCCGGGTTTTCGACGCTCTCGCGATACCACGTGTCATAGGTCGCCTTGTCCACGAGGGCGCGTGCCTGGGTTTCCTCCGAGACGGGGTAGGTCTTGTCGGACATGGTCTTCTCTCTCCCTGCTATCGTGCTCGCGCATCCTCACGGCGCTTTTCACGGGATACATATCAGGTGCAGAGCCGGCGGCAATGAGACGAAAGTCAGGGCGTCGAGAAGAATTGCAATTCTGCGACAAGAGGGGTATAGAAGCGCCCTATTCCCGGAAATCAGTGGTATTCCACGGCCCGCGACACCGGCGCGGCGGACAGAAGGACTATATCTATGGCTCAACAATTGCTGATGCCGAAAGCCACGGCGGTCTGGCTTGTCGATAATACCGCCCTGTCGTTCGAGCAGATCGCCACGTTCTGCAAGCTGCATCCCCTGGAAGTCAAGGCGATTGCCGATGGCGAATCAGCCCAGGGCATCAAAGGCCTCGATCCCATCGCCACCGGGCAGCTGTCGCGTGATGAAATCGTCCGCGCCGAAGGCAATCCGAACCACAAGCTGAAGATTTCCGATCCGAAGGTTCGCGTTCCCGAATCCAAGCGCAAAGGCCCGCGCTACACGCCGGTCTCCAAGCGCCAGGACCGCCCGAACGCCATTCTCTGGCTC
It encodes:
- the acs gene encoding acetate--CoA ligase, with translation MSDKTYPVSEETQARALVDKATYDTWYRESVENPDAFWGEHGKRIDWSKPYTKVKNTSFTGDVSIKWFEDGQTNVSFNCIDRHLETHGDQVAIIFEGDNPYIDKKITYRELHQHVCRLANVMKAQGVGKGDRVTIYMPMIPEAAYAMLACARIGAVHSVVFGGFSPDALAGRLVDCASTFIVTCDEGMRGGKPIPLKDNTDKAVEIAAKNGIDVKTVLVVRRTGGKIIWADGRDVWYHTATQAADTACEPVPMNAEDPLFILYTSGSTGKPKGVLHTTGGYLVYVAMSHEYVFDYHPGDIYWCTADVGWVTGHSYIVYGPLANGATTLMFEGVPNHPDQGRFWEIIDKHQVNIFYTAPTAIRSLMGAGDAFVKRSSRASLRILGTVGEPINPEAWQWYHDVVGDGRCPVVDTWWQTETGGHMITPLPGATALKPGSATLPFFGIRPELVDNDGNVLEGAADGNLCIADSWPGQMRTVYGDHERFIQTYFSTYKGKYFTGDGCKRDADGYYWITGRVDDVLNVSGHRMGTAEVESALVSHDAVSEAAVVGYPHDIKGQGIYCYVTLMSGREGSDDLRKALVAHVRNEIGPIASPDKIQFAPGLPKTRSGKIMRRILRKIAEDDFGALGDISTLADPGVVDDLVANRQNKK